From the Saccharomyces paradoxus chromosome XIV, complete sequence genome, one window contains:
- the PDR16 gene encoding phosphatidylinositol transporter (Phosphatidylinositol transfer protein (PITP)~similar to YNL231C) has product MFKRFSKKKEVPEDPKNLIDIDKPIKELPASIPIPKEKPLTSEQQKMYDEVLKHFSDPDLKIYTSEKNKSENDLKPLEEEEKAWLTRECFLRYLRATKWVLKDCIDRITMTLAWRREFGISHLGEEHGDKITADSVAVENESGKQVILGYENDARPILYLKPGRQNTKTSHRQVQHLVFMLERVIDFMPAGQDSLALLIDFKDYPDVPKVPGNSKIPPIGVGKEVLHILQTHYPERLGKALLTNIPWLAWTFLKLIHPFIDPLTREKLVFDEPFVKYVPKNELDSLYGGDLKFEYKHNVYWPSLVETAREKRDHYFKRFQSFGSIVGLSEVDLRGTHDKLLYPVNSESTV; this is encoded by the coding sequence atgtttaaaagattttccaagaagaaggagGTTCCAGAAGACCCAAAAAACCTGATTGACATTGATAAGCCGATCAAAGAACTTCCTGCCTCGATACCTATTCCAAAGGAGAAACCACTTACCAGTGAGCAGCAAAAAATGTATGATGAGGTGCTAAAACATTTCAGTGACCCTGATTTGAAGATTTATACAagcgaaaaaaataagtcAGAGAATGATCTTAAACCCttagaggaagaagaaaaggcaTGGTTGACAAGAGAATGTTTCTTACGTTACCTAAGGGCTACCAAATGGGTGCTAAAAGACTGTATCGATAGAATCACCATGACTCTGGCGTGGAGAAGAGAATTCGGCATTAGCCATTTAGGAGAAGAGCATGGTGATAAAATAACTGCTGACTCCGTGGCTGTCGAGAACGAATCCGGTAAGCAAGTGATTTTGGGTTACGAAAACGATGCTAGACCTATCTTATATTTGAAACCAGGCAGACAAAACACAAAGACTTCTCACAGACAAGTGCAGCACTTGGTTTTCATGTTAGAAAGGGTTATCGATTTTATGCCAGCTGGTCAAGACTCTCTAGCTTTGTTAATAGATTTCAAAGATTACCCTGATGTCCCCAAAGTACCTGGCAACAGTAAAATTCCACCCATTGGTGTGGGTAAGGAAGTGCTGCATATTCTACAAACTCATTATCCAGAAAGACTAGGAAAGGCACTGTTAACAAACATTCCTTGGTTAGCATGGACTTTTTTGAAGTTAATTCACCCTTTTATTGACCCATTGACCCGTGAAAAGCTGGTTTTTGATGAGCCGTTCGTTAAATATGTCCCCAAGAATGAATTAGATTCATTGTATGGTGGTGATCTGAAATTCGAGTACAAGCACAATGTTTATTGGCCATCTCTAGTGGAAACTGCACGTGAAAAAAGAGATCATTATTTTAAAAGGTTTCAAAGCTTCGGTAGTATAGTAGGTTTAAGTGAGGTTGATTTAAGAGGTACTCATGACAAACTTCTTTACCCAGTAAACTCTGAAAGCACCGTGTAA
- the CSL4 gene encoding exosome non-catalytic core subunit CSL4 (Exosome non-catalytic core component~similar to YNL232W), producing the protein MAYNFQFPEIAYPGKLICPQYSTENKDGEDIIFNYVSGPGTKLLQYEHNGSTLEAITATLVGTVRCEEERNTDEEEEREATDQSTEEEKSVDASPSDVTRRIVKYIRVSVVPGTGNDCKAGKYANNDFANNLPKEGDIVLTRVTRLSLQRANVEILAVEDKPSPIDSGVGSNGTGIVAAGGGSGAATFSVSQASSDLGETFRGIIRSQDVRSTDRDRVKVIECFKPGDIVRAQVLSLGDGTNYYLTTARNDLGVVFARAANGAGGLMYATDWQMMTSPATGTTEKRKCAKPF; encoded by the coding sequence ATGGCATacaattttcaatttccagAAATAGCTTATCCAGGCAAACTAATATGCCCACAATACAGtacagaaaataaagatggcGAAGAtataattttcaattatGTGTCCGGTCCGGGGACTAAACTACTACAATACGAGCACAATGGAAGTACTCTAGAAGCTATAACTGCTACATTAGTTGGGACAGTGAGGTGCGAAGAAGAGAGAAACActgatgaggaagaagaacgTGAAGCCACTGATCAATctacagaagaagaaaaatcagTAGATGCATCACCTAGTGATGTGACAAGAAGAATTGTAAAATATATCCGGGTTTCCGTGGTTCCCGGGACAGGAAATGATTGTAAAGCCGGTAAATATGCCAATAATGACTTTGCCAATAACCTACCGAAAGAAGGTGACATTGTATTGACCAGAGTGACAAGACTTTCGTTACAGCGAGCCAATGTCGAGATTTTAGCTGTAGAAGACAAACCATCTCCAATTGATAGTGGTGTTGGTAGTAATGGGACGGGGATAGTTGCCGCTGGTGGCGGTTCTGGAGCAGCTACATTCTCTGTCTCTCAAGCATCATCAGATTTAGGTGAGACATTTAGAGGTATAATCAGGTCTCAGGATGTGCGGTCCACTGACAGAGATCGTGTGAAGGTGATAGAATGTTTCAAGCCGGGAGATATTGTTAGGGCGCAAGTTTTATCATTAGGTGATGGTACCAACTATTATTTGACCACTGCAAGAAATGACCTTGGAGTAGTGTTTGCCAGAGCGGCTAACGGTGCTGGTGGATTGATGTATGCTACAGACTGGCAAATGATGACTTCACCAGCTACAGGCACAACAGAGAAACGCAAATGTGCAAAACctttttaa
- the CNM67 gene encoding Cnm67p (Component of the spindle pole body outer plaque~similar to YNL225C) yields the protein MTDFDLMNFPFHERLDSPVSDDAEMKDEKPIPQNWLNENHVGKSILPLFVNPEDVINCNFSNARDSYEENKPPSMDRMNYDRNTSYQESPRLQERPKNEQNKSPIVTDTHKKDVPNFIHSTPRENSSTKHFTKASEQVPSQGSDENASSVISIEDCNGAKLSLQSSLSKEDFRVLENVILGYQKKVIELDRDNLRQEERSNSLQKELEAAMRSNDKKLDDEKKIEEQTVLIENLTRDLSRNREMLGKANDTIQTKHTALLSLTDSLRKVELFEIPIGILFFDLYDSEENSSKLDHILQEKYPKIKGFLCVSHQEEQNRLSQRFKNAKSEIEDLQNEIETKKSEIQTMREKNNNLIGTNKTLSKQNKILCDKFDKLTIDEKEILKGCNEEIKTKLERLNERLGSWEKSKENYEASLKDKDKLLGDAEKKTSTMSKELDNLRSRLGNLEGNTSEKITVRNILQSRPDISAEECNFLLVEQIDSANLTTLQNTVKEIVLAVGIPYPKLRRKIPLLAIKLKYENIMLSNFAQRLHRQVYNQEMNLKKFTDQAYYEFMSTRRMDSIDHHLERCLDHLYDHILEKMVK from the coding sequence ATGACTGATTTTGATCTGATGAATTTTCCCTTTCATGAACGCTTAGATTCTCCTGTATCCGATGATGCAGAAATGAAAGACGAAAAACCGATTCCACAAAACTGGCTTAATGAAAACCATGTTGGAAAATCGATCCTGCCTTTATTTGTCAACCCTGAAGATGTTATCAATTGCAACTTTTCTAATGCCAGAGACTCGTATGAAGAGAACAAACCGCCATCTATGGATCGTATGAATTATGATAGAAATACTAGTTATCAAGAGTCTCCGAGATTACAAGAACGACCAAAAAACGAACAAAATAAATCTCCCATAGTTACTGATACTCATAAAAAAGATGTACCTAACTTCATACACTCTACTCCTAGAGAAAACTCTTCGACGAAGCATTTTACCAAAGCGAGCGAGCAGGTTCCTTCTCAAGGGAGCGATGAAAATGCATCGTCAGTTATCTCTATAGAAGACTGCAATGGTGCCAAACTTTCTCTACAAAGCTCTTTATCTAAAGAGGATTTTAGAGTTTTAGAAAATGTGATACTTGGGTATCAAAAAAAGGTCATCGAATTAGATAGAGATAATCTAAGGCAAGAGGAAAGGTCAAACTCTTTACAAAAGGAGCTCGAAGCTGCCATGAGGTCAAACgacaaaaaattagatgacgaaaaaaaaattgaagaacaGACAGTATTAATTGAAAACCTAACAAGGGACCTCTCACGGAATAGGGAAATGTTAGGAAAAGCCAATGATACTATTCAGACAAAACACACTGCATTATTAAGTCTCACTGACTCCTTACGAAAAGTCGAGCTGTTTGAAATACCGATTGGTATACTATTTTTTGACCTGTATGACTCGGAggaaaattcttcaaaattagaTCACatattacaagaaaaatatccTAAAATCAAAGGGTTTTTATGTGTATCACACCAAGAGGAACAAAACCGCCTTTCTCAGCGATTTAAGAATGCAAAATCAGAAATTGAGGATCTCCAAAATGAGATagaaactaaaaaaagtgaaattCAGACtatgagagaaaaaaataataatttaaTTGGTACGAATAAGACCCTCTCCAAGCAGAATAAAATACTATGTGATAAATTCGACAAATTAACCATTGACGAGAAGGAAATCCTAAAAGGATGTAATGAGGAAATAAAAACTAAGTTAGAAAGATTAAATGAAAGACTAGGATCATGGgagaaaagcaaagaaaattatgaaGCATCGTTGAAAGATAAAGACAAATTGCTGGGAGatgctgaaaagaaaacaagcACTATGTCAAAGGAACTAGATAATTTGAGATCCCGGTTAGGAAATTTAGAGGGAAATActtcagaaaaaattacagtaagaaatattttacaaTCAAGACCCGATATTTCAGCAGAAGAAtgtaattttcttttggttgAACAAATTGATTCAGCAAATTTGACTACCTTACAAAATACtgtaaaagaaattgttttGGCTGTTGGTATTCCTTACCCAAAGCTGAGGCGAAAAATTCCTTTATTGGCTATTAAATtgaaatatgaaaatattatGCTTTCCAATTTCGCTCAACGTCTGCATAGACAAGTATATAATCAAGAAATgaatctaaaaaaatttacgGACCAAGCATACTATGAGTTTATGTCAACGCGTAGGATGGATTCCATAGATCACCATTTGGAGAGGTGTCTGGACCATCTGTATGATCATATCTTGGAGAAGATGgtcaaataa
- the SQS1 gene encoding Sqs1p (Protein that stimulates the ATPase and helicase activities of Prp43p~similar to YNL224C) produces MAKRHSHYQGSRSRHARGGNSKRGGKGNGKGLVGRKIKKKSASAGGWHNSSVPLGEGDLNDVGADFNPGRAFISPKTIEDYYFGRDAKSRSMKMGGLRPGNRFDSSTNLQEGRTAFRKRPMQFVKAKEVYDPSHDMIQKLRAKNQTESSEEIVETDAEYFKEPEKVASDVEDIRNEDNKSEDDESEDDENKDDNSRVLPLPSHSLSSNEGKIKDSDLFFVDEEAQEGPDLSKIKRVRIEEIPKPREVAIEFDPILTIGKVELNISERKESEDISVDIPNKGNETYHPFSGYISSVLHGIHNSDSDHDELDYEIETENSSEPLYESSESVEVEDEFNSLEQRRNSRGDKNLLPSPSPQLAEEIKSLSINGTKPLESRNDNLPSPVSEELEFGFKEEDFVINTNDILVTNIRMGGMDNSYYLQCYRLLGDYNFHWIDQDLLTDFVVDELGLPEYRLPAYLDFIKNSLIPKVETAEPTYSDIPISDSSDEEDSYEDDEDIDPSIMHSDMEEGLDDLIAYTLKHDTERFKTFETKSLETQGKGKKKKLLIDESLALDTETLETLQSKFTKRLETKAKKRKAKEDFIDQENKNSNDMLKKYPYGLHIQNIKDEFESFLSKNKDRLTFPPLDPHGNKTIMKIAKHYNMKSSKIGKANHTSVVVEKIKKTKWSTPNHSLIDQLMRRRPVFMRIDVRRPREEQAAFERTKTIRGKFHVKEGEIVGENAPEIGNENIGRRMLEKLGWKSGEGLGIQGNKGISEPIFAKIKKNRSGLRHSES; encoded by the coding sequence atggcAAAAAGACATAGCCATTATCAAGGAAGCAGAAGCAGACATGCACGTGGTGGTAATTCCAAAAGAGGTGGCAAAGGGAACGGTAAAGGCCTAGTCGGTagaaagataaagaaaaagtcaGCTTCCGCTGGCGGTTGGCACAACTCGTCTGTACCATTGGGGGAAGGTGACCTTAATGATGTAGGCGCCGACTTCAACCCAGGAAGAGCATTCATATCACCGAAAACCATAGAAGACTATTATTTTGGCCGTGATGCCAAGAGTCGCTCTATGAAAATGGGTGGTTTGAGGCCAGGTAATCGGTTCGATTCTTCAACTAATTtacaagaaggaagaacAGCCTTCCGCAAAAGACCTATGCAATTTGTGAAAGCTAAAGAAGTTTATGATCCATCCCATGATATGATTCAAAAACTAAGAGCAAAGAACCAAACAGAGAGCAGCgaagaaattgttgaaaCGGATGCGGAATACTTTAAAGAACCAGAGAAGGTGGCTTCTGACGTCGAAGATATTCGCAATGAGGACAATAAAAgcgaagatgatgaaagcGAGGACgatgaaaacaaagacGACAATAGCCGGGTTTTACCTTTGCCAAGCCACTCACTGTCTTCCAATGAAGGCAAAATCAAAGACAGCGACCTCTTTTTTGTAGATGAAGAGGCTCAAGAGGGGCCGGATCTaagcaaaataaaaagagtTCGTATCGAGGAGATTCCAAAGCCTAGGGAAGTTGCTATAGAGTTCGACCCTATCCTAACAATTGGAAAGGTTGAACTTAATATTTCAGAAAGGAAGGAAAGCGAGGACATCAGTGTTGACATTCCAAATAAAGGTAACGAGACGTATCATCCGTTTTCCGGCTATATTTCAAGCGTGTTACATGGCATACATAACAGTGATTCGGACCATGATGAACTAGACTATGAAAtagaaacagaaaatagTAGTGAACCTCTATACGAATCCTCAGAAAGTGTTGAGGTTGAAGACGAGTTTAATTCTCTTGAACAACGCCGCAATTCTCGAGGTGATAAGAATCTTTTGCCAAGCCCTAGTCCGCAGTTAGcggaagaaataaaatctcTATCAATAAATGGCACCAAGCCACTTGAAAGCCGTAATGATAATTTGCCATCTCCTGTTAGCGAGGAGTTAGAATTCGgattcaaagaagaagattttgtCATAAATACAAATGATATATTGGTTACCAATATAAGAATGGGTGGAATGGATAATTCATATTATCTACAGTGCTACAGATTACTAGGGGATTATAATTTTCATTGGATCGACCAGGACTTACTCACTGATTTCGTTGTAGATGAGTTAGGTCTTCCTGAATATAGATTGCCTGCATATTTAGATTTTATCAAGAATTCTCTCATACCAAAAGTTGAAACAGCTGAGCCAACCTACTCGGATATTCCTATTTCTGATTCGAGTGACGAAGAGGACAGctatgaagatgacgaagatATAGATCCCTCAATTATGCATAGTGACATGGAAGAGGGTCTAGACGATCTCATTGCATACACATTGAAACATGATACAGAAAGATTCAAAACCTTTGAAACCAAGTCCCTGGAAACTCAAGGTAAAggtaagaagaagaagttacTAATAGACGAGTCATTAGCACTGGATACAGAAACACTAGAGACGTTGCAAAGCAAATTTACCAAACGCCTAGAAActaaagcaaaaaaaagaaaagccaAGGAAGATTTCAttgatcaagaaaataaaaattcaaatgatATGCTTAAGAAATACCCATATGGCCTCCATATTCAAAACATCAAGGATGAATTTGAGTCGTTTTTGTCTAAGAACAAAGATAGGCTCACTTTTCCTCCTTTAGATCCTCATGGAAACAAAACCATAATGAAAATCGCGAAGCATTATAACAtgaaaagttcaaaaattggaaaagctAATCATACATCGGTAGTCGtagagaaaataaagaaaacgaaatgGTCTACTCCGAATCATAGTCTGATCGACCAATTGATGAGACGAAGGCCAGTATTCATGAGAATAGATGTAAGAAGACCGAGGGAAGAACAAGCCGCGTTCGAAAGAACTAAAACAATTAGGGGGAAATTTCATGTTAAAGAAGGTGAGATTGTTGGTGAAAACGCCCCAGAAATTGGAAACGAAAACATCGGTAGAAGGATGTTGGAGAAGCTCGGGTGGAAAAGCGGAGAAGGTCTTGGTATTCAAGGTAATAAAGGTATAAGTGAGCCAATTTTCGCCAAGattaaaaagaatagaTCGGGTTTGAGGCACAGTGAGAGTTAG
- the JJJ1 gene encoding Jjj1p (Co-chaperone that stimulates the ATPase activity of Ssa1p~similar to YNL227C) has translation MKTCYYELLGVETHASDLELKKAYRKKALQYHPDKNPDSVEEATQKFAVIRAAYEVLSDPQERAWYDSHKEQILNDTPPSADDYYDYEVDAAVTGVTTDELLLFFNSALYTKVDNSAAGIYQIAGKIFAKLAKDEILSGKRLGKFYEYQDDTFEQDINNIGYLKACDNHMNKTDRLLYPLFGYSPINYEYLKHFYKTWSSFNTLKSFSWKDEYMYSKNYDRRTKREVNRRNEKARQQARNEYNKTVKRFVVFIKKLDKRMKEGAKIAEEQRKLKQQQRKNELNNKRKCGNDNDDKENFHLQSWQTVREENWDELEKVYDNFGEFENAKNDKEGEILIYECFICNKTFKSEKQLKNHTNTKLHKKNMEEIRREMEEENITLGLDNLSDLENFDSADESVKEKEDIDLQALQAELAEIERKLAEASSENETEDESVKIEMEIEMEDVSSDENVHLHSKNRKKRKKKKKGKVETEMEESESFDDTKDKRIDALNDLLASLEDKGLQTYDDEDWSTKAKKKKGKQPKKNSKSTKSTPSLSTPPSSISSTAAIEVCATCGESFDSRNKLFNHVKIAGHAAVKNIAKRKKVKAKKK, from the coding sequence ATGAAGACTTGTTATTATGAGCTTTTAGGAGTTGAAACGCATGCTTCTGATCTTGAATTAAAAAAGGCTTACCGTAAAAAGGCCCTACAATATCACCCAGATAAAAACCCAGATAGCGTTGAAGAAGCCACGCAAAAATTTGCTGTTATCCGAGCTGCTTATGAAGTACTGTCTGACCCCCAGGAAAGAGCATGGTATGACTCACATAAGGAACAGATTTTAAATGATACTCCGCCAAGTGCTGATGATTACTACGATTATGAGGTGGACGCTGCAGTAACAGGTGTCACAACTGATGAGTTGctcttattttttaattctgCCCTTTATACCAAAGTAGACAACTCAGCTGCAggaatttatcaaattgcgggaaaaatatttgctaAGTTAGCTAAAGATGAGATTTTAAGTGGTAAACGACTGGGGAAATTCTACGAGTATCAAGATGATACCTTTGAACAAgatatcaataatattgGCTATTTAAAAGCCTGCGATAACCATATGAACAAAACTGATAGGCTTTTATATCCTTTATTTGGATATTCACCTATTAATTATGAATATCTGAAACACTTCTATAAGACTTGGTCATCGTTCAATACATTAAAGAGTTTTAGCTGGAAAGACGAATACATGTACTCCAAAAACTATGACAGAAGAACCAAGAGGGAAGTTAATAGAAGAAACGAGAAGGCTAGGCAACAGGCTCGGAATGAATATAATAAGACGGTCAAAAGGTTTGTGGTTTTCATTAAAAAGCTCGATAAGAGAATGAAAGAAGGTGCAAAAATTGCAGAAGAGCAGCGCAAATTAAAACAACAGcagagaaaaaatgaattaaataataaaaggaaaTGTGGGAACGACAACGacgataaagaaaattttcatttacaAAGCTGGCAAACGGtaagagaagaaaactGGGATGAACTGGAAAAGGtatatgataattttggagaatttgaaaatgctaagaatgataaagaagGTGAAATATTGATTTATGAGTGTTTTATTTGTAACAAGACATTCAAGTCAGAaaaacaattgaaaaaccaCACAAACACTAAACTGCATAAGAAAAACATGGAAGAGATACGGAGAGAAATGGAAGAGGAAAACATAACACTTGGGTTGGATAATCTTTCCGATCTCGAGAATTTTGATTCAGCAGATGAAAGTGTTAAGGAGAAAGAGGATATTGATCTGCAAGCCTTGCAAGCTGAACTTGCTGAGATCGAAAGAAAACTGGCAGAAGCATCttctgaaaatgaaactgaaGATGAGAGTGTCAAAATAGAAATGGAAATAGAAATGGAAGACGTCAGCTCGGATGAAAATGTGCACCTGCACTCGAAGaacaggaagaaaagaaaaaaaaaaaagaaaggaaaggTGGAAACAGAAATGGAAGAATCTGAATCCTTTGACGACACTAAAGACAAAAGGATTGATGCGTTGAACGACCTTTTAGCGTCACTGGAAGACAAGGGCTTACAAACAtatgacgatgaagattGGTCTACTAAagcgaagaagaaaaaaggcaaACAACCTAAAAAGAATTCGAAATCTACAAAAAGCACTCCATCTTTATCAACTCCACCATCCTCCATATCTTCAACTGCCGCCATTGAAGTGTGCGCTACATGCGGAGAATCATTCGATAGTCGAAATAAATTATTCAACCATGTGAAGATAGCAGGGCATGCGGCAGTGAAAAATATagcaaaaaggaagaaagtCAAGgctaaaaagaaatag
- the URE2 gene encoding glutathione peroxidase (Nitrogen catabolite repression transcriptional regulator~similar to YNL229C) translates to MMNNNGNQVSNLSNALRQVNIGNRNSNTTTDQSNINFEFSAGVNNNNNNSSSSNNNNNNNNNAQNNNSGRNGSQSNDNGNNIKDTLEQHRQQQQAFSDMSHVEYSRITKFFQEQPLEGYTLFSHRSAPNGFKVAIVLSELGFHYNTIFLDFNLGEHRAPEFVSVNPNARVPALIDHGMDNLSIWESGAILLHLVNKYYKETGNPLLWSDDLADQSQINAWLFFQTSGHAPMIGQALHFRYFHSQKIASAVERYTDEVRRVYGVVEMALAERREALVMELDTENAAAYSAGTTPMSQSRFFDYPVWLVGDKLTIADLAFVPWNNVVDRIGINIKIEFPEVYKWTKHMMRRPAVIKALRGE, encoded by the coding sequence ATGATGAATAACAACGGTAACCAAGTCTCTAATCTCTCCAATGCACTTCGTCAAGTAAACATAGGGAATAGAAACAGTAATACAACTACCGATCAAAGTAatataaattttgaattctcCGCAGGtgtaaataataataacaacaatagtAGTAgcagtaataataataataataataataataatgctCAGAACAACAACAGTGGCCGCAATGGCAGCCAAAGTAATGACAACGGAAATAACATCAAGGATACCTTAGAACAACATcgacaacaacaacaggCATTTTCGGATATGAGTCACGTGGAGTATTCCagaattacaaaatttttccaagaaCAACCACTGGAAGGATATACCCTTTTTTCTCATAGGTCTGCACCTAATGGGTTCAAAGTCGCTATAGTACTAAGTGAACTTGGATTTCATTATAATACAATCTTCCTAGATTTTAATCTTGGGGAACATAGGGCTCCCGAATTTGTGTCTGTGAATCCCAATGCTAGAGTTCCAGCCTTAATCGATCACGGTATGGATAACTTGTCTATTTGGGAATCAGGGGCGATTTTGTTACATTTAGTAAATAAGTATTACAAAGAGACCGGTAATCCATTACTCTGGTCCGATGATTTAGCTGACCAGTCACAAATTAACGCATGGTTGTTTTTCCAAACGTCAGGGCATGCACCAATGATTGGACAAGCTTTACATTTCAGATACTTTCATTCACAAAAGATAGCAAGTGCTGTAGAAAGATATACAGATGAGGTTAGAAGGGTTTACGGTGTAGTAGAGATGGCATTAGCTGAGCGTAGAGAAGCACTGGTGATGGAACTAGACACGGAAAATGCGGCAGCATACTCAGCAGGAACAACACCAATGTCGCAAAGTCGTTTCTTTGACTATCCTGTATGGCTTGTAGGAGATAAATTGACTATAGCAGATTTGGCTTTTGTACCATGGAATAATGTCGTAGATAGGATTGGCATTAATATCAAAATTGAATTCCCAGAAGTTTACAAGTGGACGAAGCATATGATGAGAAGACCTGCGGTCATCAAGGCATTGCGTGGTGAGTAA
- the ELA1 gene encoding elongin A (Elongin A~similar to YNL230C), giving the protein MKSLQTLCEISLMRNHSNIQSVSNVPYHLLKRILQKVKIPQLLRLEKSNVLLIFDDDELWLGFLKQDFPTNVHEQFVSKRDTICKYYFDFVKENDIERYRSDQDLLKSCVRQSVVKDIRNNKYRIPYRMLYSKYQREVEKKQEESAERLRLEMQKLQQEREKKQTIVVDHTVYFKKRNTKKTTRLDNEAHSQLYMKSLKDHESRLKHFKDGGFNIAKRHAQRVAFGGKAGGQSSTLKRGSVPIKAEPVTVNRQIDNLTVEKKDIPQPITPVKKRRSESPSIFLVRKKPALLRPAPKANAAASRLHPTPITDDHPTQPHPHPYPHKDIVTSMPSVTVNTVPKGHKKKKSGIFVRNAGSDGDTFPHVTATAPTTRPYIYEPRK; this is encoded by the coding sequence ATGAAAAGTTTACAAACACTATGTGAAATCTCATTGATGAGAAATCATTCCAACATACAATCTGTGAGTAACGTCCCCTATCActtattgaaaaggatACTGCAGAAAGTTAAAATACCGCAATTATTGAGACTTGAGAAAAGCAACGTATTACTGATAtttgacgatgatgaactATGGTTAGGATTCCTGAAACAAGATTTCCCGACTAATGTACACGAACAGTTTGTATCTAAGAGAGACACTATTTGCAAATATTACTTTGATTTCGTAAAGGAAAACGACATAGAACGTTACCGGTCAGACCAGGACTTGTTGAAGTCCTGCGTACGTCAATCAGTCGTCAAAGACATCCGAAACAACAAGTACCGAATACCATACAGAATGTTATACTCAAAGTACCAGCGAGAAgtggaaaagaaacaagaggAAAGCGCAGAAAGATTACGACTGGAAATGCAAAAATTACagcaagaaagagaaaaaaagcaaacCATAGTGGTTGACCACACTGTTTACTTTAAAAAGCGGAACACCAAAAAAACTACAAGGCTGGACAACGAAGCCCATTCGCAACTATACATGAAATCTCTGAAAGACCACGAGTCCAGACTGAAGCATTTCAAAGACGGTGGGTTCAACATTGCAAAAAGGCATGCACAGCGTGTGGCCTTTGGTGGCAAAGCGGGAGGACAATCATCCACCCTCAAGAGAGGCTCAGTGCCAATCAAAGCGGAACCTGTTACGGTAAATCGTCAAATAGACAACCTCACAGTAGAGAAGAAAGACATCCCACAGCCCATCACGCCggtgaagaagagaagatCCGAATCACCGTCAATCTTTCTCGTTCGCAAAAAACCTGCACTGTTGAGGCCAGCACCGAAGGCAAACGCTGCAGCTTCCCGACTCCATCCAACACCGATCACCGACGATCACCCTACACAACCTCATCCTCATCCTTATCCCCACAAAGATATTGTAACTTCAATGCCAAGTGTCACCGTAAATACCGTACCAAAGGGCcataagaagaagaagtcCGGAATTTTCGTACGAAATGCCGGATCTGACGGAGATACTTTCCCACACGTGACCGCAACCGCACCTACTACCCGTCCGTACATCTACGAGCCACGGAAATAG